One Chordicoccus furentiruminis DNA window includes the following coding sequences:
- a CDS encoding XRE family transcriptional regulator, whose product MDLRSDEVFKKGNDIHNERQDGASHSIGQVLKKYRKAAGLTQAQLANKMNTHKNTIFAWENDVQMPSLEKTMELCLILHMPIQELSGIYEGGEPSSIPDPLERRLHNSYESLSDNYKLMLVNIAESMTRQQADERDRMLEQDVSFFEHSVTKAAAGTGCAYGDIPVDYCFIRTNPRYRNADAVITVDGHSMEPRYQDGDMVYVKYTNDVPDGCDVICQSNDGQLIKRKQGDVCVSFNPNPQYVLHKSEDDHVAIIGQVLGIVNPADIMDESLYSELENVHSKDLRNFNKRHHMDN is encoded by the coding sequence ATGGATTTAAGATCAGATGAAGTTTTTAAGAAGGGAAACGATATTCACAACGAGAGACAGGACGGTGCCAGTCACTCCATTGGCCAGGTCTTAAAGAAATATAGGAAAGCCGCTGGACTTACACAAGCTCAGCTGGCCAATAAGATGAATACTCATAAAAATACCATCTTCGCTTGGGAGAACGACGTACAGATGCCAAGTCTCGAAAAAACCATGGAGCTGTGCCTTATTCTCCATATGCCAATTCAGGAATTATCCGGGATCTATGAGGGCGGGGAACCTTCTTCTATTCCCGATCCATTGGAAAGACGATTGCATAACAGCTACGAAAGCCTATCTGACAACTACAAGCTTATGCTGGTAAATATCGCCGAGTCCATGACCCGTCAGCAGGCGGACGAAAGAGACCGTATGCTTGAACAGGACGTTTCTTTCTTCGAACACTCGGTTACGAAGGCTGCCGCTGGTACTGGCTGCGCTTACGGTGATATTCCTGTTGATTATTGTTTCATCCGCACCAATCCACGATACAGGAATGCGGACGCTGTGATTACCGTTGATGGCCACAGTATGGAACCCCGCTATCAGGATGGCGATATGGTCTATGTGAAATACACGAATGACGTTCCTGATGGTTGTGACGTTATCTGCCAGTCCAATGACGGTCAGTTGATTAAGCGGAAGCAGGGAGATGTCTGCGTCTCATTCAATCCCAATCCGCAGTACGTCCTTCACAAAAGCGAAGACGATCATGTTGCCATCATTGGTCAAGTTCTCGGAATCGTTAATCCGGCAGACATCATGGACGAAAGCTTATATTCAGAACTTGAGAACGTGCATTCTAAGGATCTTCGGAATTTCAACAAGAGACACCATATGGACAATTAA
- a CDS encoding DUF5131 family protein, whose translation MSENTTIWNPWHVCTKVSPGCKNCYMFRRDSKYGIDSTLVHKTKSFRMPVQKDRHKNYKVPRGSTVYTCFTLDFFHKDADEWRPDAWAMIRERSDCHFYMVTKRPERIAAALPSEGCPKNVTIVCTCENQYWTDKRLPVFVALPLPHKEIIHEPMLSSIHIRNVGPHSRWLDSQFFGDPAFHIRQTFILLHQFFNRTR comes from the coding sequence ATGTCGGAAAACACAACGATCTGGAATCCATGGCATGTATGCACAAAGGTGTCACCGGGATGTAAGAATTGCTACATGTTCAGAAGGGACTCGAAATACGGCATAGACTCTACCCTCGTCCATAAGACGAAGAGTTTCCGGATGCCAGTTCAGAAGGATCGGCACAAGAATTATAAAGTCCCGAGGGGATCGACTGTCTACACCTGCTTCACATTAGATTTCTTCCACAAAGATGCCGATGAATGGAGACCCGATGCATGGGCGATGATAAGGGAAAGATCAGACTGCCATTTCTACATGGTCACAAAGAGACCGGAAAGGATAGCCGCTGCTCTCCCATCCGAAGGCTGTCCAAAGAACGTCACAATTGTCTGCACCTGTGAGAATCAGTACTGGACCGATAAAAGGTTGCCGGTGTTCGTAGCACTGCCACTTCCTCACAAGGAAATCATACATGAGCCGATGCTGTCCTCCATCCATATAAGGAACGTAGGTCCGCACAGTCGATGGCTTGACTCCCAGTTCTTCGGCGACCCTGCTTTCCACATCCGGCAGACCTTTATACTCCTCCATCAGTTCTTCAATCGAACGAGATAA
- a CDS encoding VanZ family protein, with product MIFILRLIIFSFFIILGFRISLRSKNLRAVISVIYGTVLLYYTFLIRVRFSVDVSASDYGHAVNTTKSVAEQIWSILKAIFGMDASGHLAGVYWEAAILNVLLFVPLGYLVYLHFLCGDGDIASSEEGKAGEAVSTGVDKDVKDEEPCVESVRSVEKKGITTILICIAVSICIELLQGITGLGMTDINDVIANTVGGSVGVGMVWFYCQRLRRSRV from the coding sequence TTGATCTTCATACTCCGTCTAATCATCTTCTCCTTCTTCATCATCCTCGGCTTTCGTATCTCCTTACGCAGTAAAAATTTACGCGCGGTCATCTCGGTGATCTATGGAACTGTTCTTCTTTATTACACTTTCCTGATCCGTGTCCGTTTCAGCGTGGATGTAAGCGCCAGTGACTACGGACACGCAGTAAACACAACGAAAAGTGTGGCGGAGCAGATCTGGAGCATTTTAAAAGCCATCTTCGGTATGGATGCTTCCGGGCACTTAGCAGGTGTGTATTGGGAGGCAGCTATTTTGAATGTGCTCCTGTTCGTGCCGCTTGGGTATCTTGTGTATCTTCATTTTTTATGTGGAGATGGAGATATTGCTTCATCGGAAGAAGGGAAAGCAGGGGAGGCTGTGAGCACAGGCGTAGATAAGGATGTGAAGGACGAAGAACCCTGCGTGGAATCGGTCAGAAGCGTCGAAAAGAAAGGCATCACAACAATCCTGATCTGCATCGCTGTCAGTATTTGCATCGAACTTCTACAGGGAATAACGGGTTTGGGTATGACCGATATAAATGATGTTATTGCAAACACGGTAGGTGGAAGCGTGGGAGTCGGGATGGTGTGGTTTTATTGTCAACGGTTGAGGAGAAGCCGAGTGTGA
- a CDS encoding ImmA/IrrE family metallo-endopeptidase, producing the protein MNDATRAYINKVADAVRSTFDVAIPIDNIDSLVNKLGGSIVEQPGLDQLYDGTIKKVGDNSFEIAISPYQGDERRNFTIAHELGHLFLHMGYLISKGTWDQQSNSHQFTRFGANEQEYQANEFAAALLMPQKEFKEKIEEYSSGNFVNMAQVANYFHVSISAATNHGRFLGYLQ; encoded by the coding sequence GTGAATGATGCTACAAGAGCATATATCAATAAAGTAGCTGATGCAGTTCGTTCTACATTTGACGTAGCCATCCCAATCGACAATATTGATAGTTTAGTAAATAAATTAGGCGGCAGTATTGTTGAACAACCCGGTCTTGATCAGCTCTATGATGGGACAATCAAAAAAGTAGGGGATAATTCCTTTGAAATAGCAATATCTCCTTATCAGGGCGACGAAAGAAGAAACTTTACAATTGCACATGAGTTGGGGCATTTGTTCCTACATATGGGATATTTGATCAGTAAAGGTACATGGGATCAACAGAGCAATAGTCATCAATTTACTCGTTTTGGTGCTAATGAGCAGGAGTATCAAGCTAATGAGTTTGCTGCAGCATTACTAATGCCACAAAAAGAATTTAAAGAAAAAATAGAGGAGTATTCTAGTGGAAATTTTGTGAATATGGCTCAAGTGGCAAACTATTTTCATGTATCTATCTCTGCGGCAACTAATCATGGTAGATTTCTCGGGTATCTTCAATGA
- a CDS encoding ErpK protein encodes MARTRRSLDERIEEQEQVVSKAKEHYEAELNKLEQLMQKRNEQKKKELLKAVEESDKSIDEIIELIRQAGASDGDEDIES; translated from the coding sequence ATGGCAAGAACAAGGCGTTCTCTTGATGAACGGATTGAGGAACAAGAGCAGGTTGTCAGCAAAGCCAAGGAGCACTACGAGGCTGAGTTAAACAAGCTGGAGCAGCTGATGCAGAAGCGGAACGAACAGAAAAAGAAGGAGCTTTTGAAAGCCGTCGAAGAAAGTGATAAAAGCATCGACGAGATCATCGAACTGATCCGACAGGCTGGCGCTTCGGACGGCGATGAAGATATCGAGAGTTAA
- a CDS encoding IS1634 family transposase has translation MFQNTWNEKQDHREKIYFSYDSTNKNCQAGDLECVEFGHPKQDNGKPVFNYSVAYNNTNSVPLFYEEYPGSITDVSQLQIMLEKAKGYGYHEIGFILDRGYFSRENIRYMDKNSFDFIIMMKGMKSLAHEIVTANKGRFEDDYSKNIRGYNVYGTTVHQKLFPSDENDRYFHIYYSDSRKASEKGELTAKIARLAKYFKKHQNQSVHFERTLEHYFDLIYWHEGQKDEKFLYAQERTDVINREISFCGYFVIITSAEMTASKTLEFYKSRDVSEKLFRADKCFLGNRTMRAHMNDTENARIFVEFVALIVRNRIYHQLIEQEKQSNKKKNYMTVPAAIRELEKILIIQQPDHRYWLNYAVTATQKEILKAFGINEVNIKKWDNEISDKLSDEMKEAV, from the coding sequence ATGTTCCAGAACACATGGAATGAGAAACAGGATCACCGTGAGAAAATTTATTTTTCCTATGACTCCACGAACAAGAACTGCCAGGCAGGCGATCTGGAATGCGTAGAATTCGGGCATCCGAAGCAGGATAACGGAAAGCCGGTGTTTAATTATTCCGTTGCGTATAATAACACCAACAGTGTTCCGCTCTTTTATGAAGAGTATCCGGGCAGTATTACAGATGTGTCGCAGCTGCAGATCATGCTTGAGAAAGCCAAAGGCTATGGCTACCACGAGATCGGGTTCATCCTCGACAGGGGATACTTCAGCAGAGAGAACATCCGATACATGGATAAGAACAGTTTCGATTTCATCATTATGATGAAGGGAATGAAGTCTCTGGCCCATGAGATCGTGACCGCGAACAAGGGCAGGTTCGAGGATGATTATTCAAAGAACATCCGGGGCTATAACGTCTATGGCACGACAGTCCACCAGAAGCTGTTTCCGTCAGATGAGAATGACAGATACTTCCACATCTATTACAGTGACAGCAGGAAGGCTTCTGAGAAGGGTGAACTGACAGCAAAGATTGCCAGGCTCGCAAAGTACTTTAAGAAGCATCAGAACCAGTCCGTTCATTTTGAACGAACCCTGGAGCACTACTTTGATTTGATCTACTGGCACGAAGGCCAGAAGGACGAGAAGTTTCTGTATGCCCAGGAGAGGACTGATGTTATTAACAGGGAGATCAGTTTTTGCGGATACTTCGTTATCATCACATCGGCTGAGATGACTGCCTCGAAGACGCTGGAGTTCTACAAGAGCCGGGATGTTTCGGAAAAGCTGTTCCGTGCGGACAAATGCTTCCTCGGCAACAGGACAATGCGGGCACATATGAATGATACAGAGAATGCACGGATATTTGTTGAGTTTGTGGCATTGATCGTAAGAAACCGCATTTATCATCAACTAATTGAGCAGGAAAAACAAAGCAATAAAAAGAAAAACTACATGACTGTTCCTGCTGCAATCCGGGAGCTGGAGAAGATCTTGATCATCCAGCAGCCGGATCACAGATACTGGCTGAACTATGCGGTTACCGCGACCCAGAAAGAGATCCTGAAAGCATTCGGGATCAATGAAGTCAACATTAAAAAGTGGGACAATGAGATCAGCGATAAACTGTCTGATGAGATGAAGGAGGCAGTGTGA